From a single Natronorubrum tibetense GA33 genomic region:
- a CDS encoding ABC transporter ATP-binding protein, with protein MSDIESTEADVSPPEPTADESQSVALEVDELTKIYPDGTVAVEDISFSIREGDFCVLIGPSGCGKSTTLHSLVGKIPVTKGAIRLGGEDITDEPTYERDIGLVFQDFQLFPHLTVEENIGYGLERLQVDADDRTARVDDMIEMMRLEELVDRHPEELSAGQKQRVALARSMVLKPKLLLLDEPLGDMDYKLQKHMERELLRLHRQLDTTFVYVTHDQTQAMRLADQIVVMNDGKIEQSDSVERVYNDPATAFVSAFVGDSNILTGELTEVSNNGSYAHIETPLGTFLVTTENLRSEPTSLVGERIPFSVRPQYLEVTDDLDNSVSCRVEDVIHQPGSGTQVILEATTSEGTAHELQLKSFDRIDPSDTVTVGWSADHATLLEQTSIVDGIDLETDILGE; from the coding sequence ATGTCTGACATAGAATCCACCGAGGCGGACGTATCGCCGCCCGAACCAACGGCCGACGAATCGCAATCGGTCGCGCTCGAAGTCGACGAACTGACGAAGATCTACCCCGACGGAACCGTCGCCGTCGAAGATATCAGCTTCAGTATCAGGGAGGGAGATTTCTGCGTGCTGATCGGCCCCAGCGGCTGTGGGAAGTCGACGACGCTGCACTCGCTCGTCGGTAAAATCCCGGTGACTAAGGGAGCAATACGGCTCGGGGGCGAAGACATCACCGACGAGCCGACCTACGAGCGCGACATCGGACTCGTCTTCCAGGACTTCCAGCTGTTTCCACACCTGACGGTCGAGGAGAACATCGGCTACGGACTGGAACGTCTGCAGGTCGACGCAGACGACCGCACGGCTCGTGTCGACGACATGATCGAGATGATGCGCCTCGAGGAGCTGGTCGATCGCCACCCCGAGGAGCTCTCGGCCGGGCAGAAACAGCGCGTCGCACTCGCCCGGAGCATGGTCCTCAAGCCGAAACTTCTCTTGCTGGACGAACCGCTGGGAGATATGGACTACAAGCTTCAGAAACACATGGAGCGAGAGTTGCTCCGGCTCCACCGCCAGCTCGACACGACGTTCGTCTACGTCACGCACGACCAGACGCAAGCGATGCGGCTGGCCGATCAGATCGTCGTCATGAACGACGGCAAAATCGAGCAATCCGACTCCGTCGAGCGCGTCTACAACGATCCGGCGACGGCGTTCGTCTCGGCGTTCGTCGGTGACTCGAACATCCTCACGGGCGAGCTGACCGAGGTCAGCAACAACGGCAGCTACGCGCACATCGAAACGCCGCTCGGAACGTTCCTCGTAACCACGGAAAACCTTCGATCCGAACCGACATCCCTCGTGGGGGAACGGATCCCCTTCTCGGTCCGGCCGCAGTATCTCGAGGTCACCGACGACCTCGATAACAGCGTCAGTTGTCGGGTCGAAGACGTTATTCACCAGCCCGGATCGGGGACGCAGGTAATCCTCGAGGCGACCACGTCCGAGGGGACGGCCCACGAACTCCAGTTGAAGTCGTTCGACCGCATCGACCCGTCAGACACCGTCACTGTCGGCTGGAGCGCGGATCACGCGACGCTGCTCGAGCAAACGAGTATCGTCGACGGGATCGATCTCGAGACCGATATTCTCGGCGAATGA
- a CDS encoding DUF3830 family protein, protein MNVVSELHLTVGENTYVAPLLESEAPESVRALQEFLPLTSELMHVRWSGHATWINIDEIDLPELPRENHTVYPSRGDILLYPGYRNEQEILVACGPTCFKSPAGELAGNHVGTLEATREELTALEELTLRDGVQPVTVRIRGSDEDRS, encoded by the coding sequence GTGAACGTCGTGAGCGAACTCCACCTCACCGTCGGCGAGAACACGTACGTGGCACCGCTGCTCGAGTCGGAGGCCCCCGAGTCGGTTCGTGCGCTGCAAGAATTCCTCCCGCTGACCTCGGAGCTGATGCACGTCCGGTGGAGCGGCCACGCGACGTGGATCAACATCGACGAGATCGACCTCCCGGAGCTCCCCCGAGAGAACCACACCGTCTACCCGTCTCGAGGCGATATTCTGCTGTACCCCGGCTACAGGAACGAACAGGAAATCCTGGTCGCCTGTGGCCCGACCTGTTTCAAGAGCCCGGCCGGCGAACTCGCCGGAAACCACGTCGGCACGCTCGAGGCGACGCGAGAGGAACTCACCGCACTGGAAGAACTGACGCTCAGAGACGGGGTTCAGCCGGTTACCGTACGAATCCGGGGGTCGGACGAAGATCGATCGTAA
- a CDS encoding SDR family NAD(P)-dependent oxidoreductase codes for MTEGRLDGRVAIVTGASSGIGNAIAATFGAEGASVVVTDVRREPKLEDEESVFDRLDAVDADYEYVELDVTDEDDIEAALETAATEFGGLDILVNNAGIYFQNQAHETPADEYDAIMDVNLRGVFLASKHALPLLKESDHGKIINLSSIYGLVGGENSAAYCASKGGVSNLTRQMALDYAADEINVNALAPGIIETAQNVEWRETDEELLADWQASTPWPRFGTPDDVADAALFLAGEESEFVTGHVLRVDGGWTAR; via the coding sequence ATGACAGAAGGACGCCTAGACGGCCGTGTCGCAATCGTTACGGGTGCGAGTTCGGGCATCGGAAACGCGATCGCAGCAACGTTCGGCGCCGAAGGCGCGAGCGTCGTCGTCACCGACGTCAGACGCGAGCCGAAACTCGAGGACGAGGAGTCCGTCTTCGACCGTCTCGACGCGGTCGACGCCGACTACGAGTACGTCGAACTGGACGTGACCGACGAGGACGACATCGAAGCGGCGCTCGAGACGGCGGCGACCGAGTTCGGCGGACTCGATATCCTCGTGAACAACGCGGGGATCTACTTCCAGAATCAGGCCCACGAGACGCCCGCCGACGAGTACGACGCCATCATGGACGTCAACCTCCGGGGGGTGTTCCTCGCGAGCAAACACGCGCTCCCGCTCCTGAAAGAGAGCGATCACGGGAAAATTATCAACCTCTCGTCGATCTACGGGCTGGTCGGCGGGGAAAACAGTGCGGCCTACTGCGCGTCGAAAGGGGGCGTCTCCAATTTGACGCGTCAGATGGCCCTCGACTACGCGGCGGACGAGATTAACGTCAACGCGCTGGCGCCGGGCATCATCGAGACCGCACAAAACGTCGAGTGGCGAGAGACGGACGAGGAACTTCTCGCCGACTGGCAGGCGTCGACGCCGTGGCCCCGGTTCGGGACCCCCGATGACGTCGCGGACGCCGCGCTGTTTCTGGCGGGCGAAGAAAGCGAGTTCGTCACCGGCCACGTCCTGCGCGTCGACGGCGGCTGGACGGCGAGGTGA
- a CDS encoding asparaginase translates to MPPTVVVFSTGGTIASTSATGGATPSKRGAELVEAVPEPESHAEIEVEEVAQIPSYDMGFETMAELTAAVRRVAADGADGVVVTHGTDTIEESAYFLDLVLDGEIPVAFTGAQRRPDEVSPDGPANLLAAVRAVTHERFDDGVYVVTNDEIHAARDVTKTHTSALETFDSPSTAPVATVTRSEIRIVREPRSYSATFDVGEVTSDIAIVPSGAGVGRRPVERALEGGVDGLVVDGTGLGNTTSALGDAIADAVADDTPVVVTSRCQAGTTAPVYGGDGGGSTLRSHGAIHGDDLPAHKARIKLAVVCSVADDVEERRRLFAGERAER, encoded by the coding sequence ATGCCACCAACTGTCGTCGTCTTCAGCACGGGCGGGACCATCGCGAGCACGAGTGCGACCGGCGGTGCAACGCCCAGCAAACGCGGGGCGGAACTGGTCGAGGCCGTCCCGGAACCCGAGAGCCACGCCGAGATCGAGGTCGAGGAGGTCGCCCAGATTCCGAGCTACGATATGGGGTTCGAGACGATGGCTGAGTTGACGGCGGCCGTCCGGCGCGTCGCGGCCGACGGCGCGGACGGCGTCGTCGTCACCCACGGAACCGATACGATCGAGGAGTCAGCGTACTTTCTCGATCTCGTCCTCGACGGCGAGATTCCGGTCGCGTTCACGGGTGCACAGCGACGACCCGACGAGGTCAGTCCGGACGGACCGGCGAATCTGCTGGCAGCGGTCAGGGCCGTTACTCACGAACGGTTCGACGACGGCGTCTACGTAGTCACCAACGACGAAATTCACGCCGCACGCGACGTGACGAAGACCCACACTAGCGCACTCGAGACCTTCGACTCGCCGAGTACGGCACCGGTCGCCACCGTGACGCGGTCGGAGATTCGAATCGTCCGCGAGCCGAGGAGTTACTCGGCGACGTTCGACGTGGGGGAGGTGACGAGCGACATCGCGATCGTTCCCAGCGGCGCCGGCGTCGGGCGTCGCCCGGTCGAACGAGCGCTCGAGGGCGGCGTCGACGGACTCGTCGTCGACGGAACGGGACTCGGTAACACGACGAGCGCCCTCGGCGATGCGATCGCCGATGCGGTCGCCGACGACACCCCCGTCGTCGTCACGTCGCGCTGTCAGGCTGGGACGACGGCCCCGGTGTACGGCGGCGACGGCGGCGGGAGCACCCTGCGTTCACACGGGGCGATCCACGGCGACGACCTGCCGGCTCACAAGGCGCGAATCAAACTGGCCGTCGTCTGTTCGGTCGCCGACGACGTAGAGGAGCGACGGCGACTGTTCGCCGGCGAGCGAGCCGAGCGGTAG
- a CDS encoding extracellular solute-binding protein, with protein MPDGISRRNFVAYGGAAAGAALAGCVGGDDGPARPLEWIGPDWAVSDEQAAKMEEMSDVEVNTTIATIGDTQANLLGGGSQNTDVFTSDTTGSGALTRDNPVTIPMPVEDLDNWDEEQISDLFTNPQERLSHLGEQVETVNRELWVDGDSRDEILFSPYAYNFDAMGYNPSFVDDVSLWSAQFDEQYEGEVIVGETAAITIPQAIMHLLDNDMIDGEIGELNDPTEDQLDTAIDFLIEQKEAGQFRSTWEAYGESVTLMAGEEAVIGDIWQPAAMDVRREGTPCTYATMSEGIQGYRYWYGGMATLEGARERQNVDQVTFLYDKVHLGAWFPGFVQGRGYSVPHYENEELVRDGSDDSGEGMGPEYYDWAYRGEATYEEIDEPALFDPLDYDWSMEEGDPDSDGGTRDSGPIEERIDRIGFFQIWPSEADYMVSRWEDFQAA; from the coding sequence ATGCCAGACGGTATCAGTAGACGAAACTTTGTTGCGTACGGTGGAGCAGCAGCGGGTGCCGCGCTCGCGGGATGTGTGGGTGGCGACGACGGACCGGCACGACCGCTCGAATGGATCGGCCCGGACTGGGCAGTCAGCGACGAACAGGCCGCGAAGATGGAGGAGATGTCCGACGTCGAAGTAAACACGACGATCGCGACGATCGGTGACACGCAGGCAAACCTCCTCGGCGGCGGCTCCCAGAACACGGACGTGTTCACCTCGGACACGACCGGCTCCGGGGCGCTCACTCGAGACAACCCGGTGACGATTCCGATGCCGGTCGAGGACCTGGACAACTGGGACGAAGAGCAGATTTCCGACCTGTTCACGAACCCTCAAGAGCGGCTGAGCCACCTCGGCGAGCAGGTCGAGACGGTCAATCGTGAGCTGTGGGTCGACGGGGACAGCCGCGACGAGATCCTGTTCTCGCCGTACGCCTACAACTTCGACGCGATGGGGTACAACCCGTCGTTCGTCGACGATGTCTCCCTGTGGAGTGCACAGTTCGACGAACAGTACGAGGGGGAGGTGATCGTCGGCGAGACGGCGGCGATCACCATTCCGCAGGCAATCATGCACCTGCTCGACAACGACATGATCGACGGGGAGATCGGCGAGTTGAACGACCCGACTGAAGACCAGCTCGATACGGCGATCGACTTCCTTATCGAACAGAAAGAGGCCGGACAGTTCCGCTCGACCTGGGAAGCGTACGGAGAGTCCGTGACGCTTATGGCCGGCGAGGAAGCGGTCATCGGCGACATCTGGCAGCCGGCGGCGATGGACGTTCGCCGGGAGGGAACGCCGTGTACCTACGCGACGATGAGCGAGGGCATTCAGGGCTACCGGTACTGGTACGGCGGGATGGCGACGCTCGAGGGCGCACGGGAGCGCCAGAACGTCGATCAGGTCACATTCCTGTACGACAAGGTTCACCTCGGCGCGTGGTTCCCCGGCTTCGTGCAGGGTCGCGGCTACTCGGTTCCCCACTACGAGAACGAGGAACTCGTCCGCGACGGCTCGGACGACTCCGGCGAAGGGATGGGGCCGGAGTACTACGATTGGGCGTACCGCGGCGAGGCCACCTACGAGGAGATCGACGAACCGGCACTGTTCGATCCGCTCGACTACGATTGGTCGATGGAGGAGGGCGACCCCGACTCGGACGGCGGCACCCGCGACAGCGGACCGATCGAGGAACGGATCGACCGCATCGGGTTCTTCCAGATCTGGCCCAGTGAGGCGGACTACATGGTCTCGCGTTGGGAAGACTTCCAGGCCGCCTGA
- a CDS encoding ABC transporter permease yields the protein MSSEPKTGVLSRLRIDKDDLNNEVTGLVAPTVIWFTVFLLLPLLVIFYYSFLTYSSFNVIHEFTLSAWIDDVFASGAVRGAFVRTIGVGVVVTFITLVFGYPLAYYLRFHTTPMVGLVLLLFLVIPFWTSELIRTFGWFPILGRNGVINGLLMNLGIIDGAIGWLLFSSFSQAVGYLQNYVVFMAAPIYISLSQIDEGLLNASETLRGNPIETFRNVTWPLSLPGVAIGCMFTFVLTIGNFTVPSFLSGGANTVPTLIYSRYSQGLNYPSAAALSITLLVVIFAFVFLLFRVVDITEIASQE from the coding sequence ATGAGTTCAGAACCGAAAACCGGAGTTTTGAGTCGGCTACGAATCGATAAAGACGATCTGAACAACGAGGTAACCGGCCTGGTAGCACCGACGGTCATCTGGTTTACCGTCTTCTTGCTCCTGCCATTGCTGGTTATCTTCTACTACAGCTTCCTCACCTACTCGTCGTTCAACGTGATCCACGAGTTCACGCTCTCGGCCTGGATCGATGACGTGTTCGCCTCCGGAGCAGTCCGCGGCGCGTTCGTCCGAACGATCGGGGTCGGAGTCGTCGTCACCTTCATCACGCTCGTGTTCGGCTACCCGCTCGCGTACTATCTTCGATTCCACACCACGCCCATGGTCGGGCTCGTCCTGCTGTTGTTCCTCGTCATCCCGTTCTGGACGTCGGAACTGATCCGGACGTTCGGCTGGTTCCCGATTCTCGGTCGAAACGGAGTCATCAACGGGCTGTTGATGAACCTCGGGATCATCGACGGGGCGATCGGCTGGCTCCTGTTCTCGTCGTTCTCGCAGGCGGTCGGCTACCTGCAGAACTACGTGGTGTTCATGGCCGCACCGATCTACATCTCGCTCTCGCAGATCGACGAGGGGCTGCTCAACGCGTCTGAAACGCTTCGGGGCAATCCCATCGAAACGTTCCGGAACGTCACGTGGCCGCTGAGCCTGCCAGGGGTCGCGATCGGCTGTATGTTCACGTTCGTCCTCACGATCGGGAACTTCACCGTTCCGTCGTTCCTCAGCGGCGGTGCCAACACCGTTCCCACCCTGATCTACAGCCGCTACAGCCAGGGGCTGAACTACCCATCGGCCGCCGCGCTCTCGATCACGCTACTCGTCGTGATCTTCGCGTTCGTGTTCCTTCTGTTCCGCGTCGTCGACATCACCGAGATCGCGAGCCAGGAGTAA
- a CDS encoding TCP-1/cpn60 chaperonin family protein gives MGETTDSEAELQFPHANIVAARAIRGVLESSLGPLSHDTLIESRAGKTEREPGEPETRVDTVSSDGATILEELPVEHPMGPIIRRLVAPERPGTTDVEGELVPDGIATTVVLLGALLDEGERLLEMGVHPTTIEDGYSAALDCVEQTMETLSRPLESFDDPTAAAEMVARSAMTGNDVGNARETWASGAVEAARQIGMPDEETLAIRQIRSGSIDDSRLVFGTVLDRNDICDERMPHRVTDANVLVISGFKRGKANDGKTGGLQDPDFQQDGERLVIESPDEIDAFDDVFATRREEVVAGLVEAGVDVVVTRTGINDAYQELLVEHGIVGIRGVNRLKLAQLASATGATPVVDPTDVTPADLGHAGLVEQQTIDKRQGRRKRRRMVVFDECSDPASVTFLLRGVHGQLGAQAATEIRKAVAAVATAMGETTGPAGVLPGGGATELELADSLRDAALEADGREQLAVQAFADATDRFVSTLARNAGMDTLTTLTSLREATTNATNGTAPGLVFPAGEIDDVLEAGLLDPTAVRLRCYQHAVDVASLVLRVDDALDATFSEEPTQPGEAIYDEHAENHQAYLDEQDDTIWHE, from the coding sequence ATGGGAGAGACAACCGATTCGGAGGCGGAATTACAGTTTCCACACGCAAATATCGTCGCCGCTCGAGCGATCCGCGGCGTCCTCGAGAGCTCGCTGGGGCCGCTCTCCCACGACACGCTGATCGAGAGCCGCGCGGGGAAGACCGAACGGGAACCCGGGGAGCCCGAAACGCGGGTCGATACGGTCAGCAGCGACGGGGCAACGATCCTCGAGGAGCTTCCGGTCGAACACCCGATGGGCCCGATTATCCGACGGCTCGTCGCCCCGGAACGCCCGGGAACGACGGACGTCGAGGGTGAACTGGTCCCCGACGGAATCGCGACCACCGTAGTACTGCTCGGCGCGCTGCTGGACGAGGGGGAACGCCTGCTCGAGATGGGTGTCCATCCGACGACCATCGAGGACGGCTACAGCGCCGCACTCGACTGTGTCGAACAAACGATGGAGACGCTCTCGCGGCCGCTCGAGTCGTTCGACGATCCGACGGCCGCCGCGGAGATGGTCGCGCGATCGGCGATGACGGGCAACGACGTCGGAAACGCACGGGAGACGTGGGCGAGCGGTGCCGTCGAGGCCGCAAGACAGATCGGGATGCCGGACGAGGAGACGCTCGCCATCCGGCAGATTCGCTCGGGCTCGATCGACGACTCGCGACTCGTCTTCGGTACGGTGCTCGATCGAAACGATATCTGTGACGAGCGGATGCCACACCGGGTGACGGACGCGAACGTCCTCGTCATCAGCGGGTTCAAGCGCGGGAAGGCCAACGACGGCAAGACCGGCGGCTTGCAGGACCCGGACTTCCAGCAGGACGGCGAGCGACTCGTCATCGAATCGCCCGACGAGATCGACGCGTTCGACGACGTATTCGCGACCCGCCGCGAGGAAGTCGTCGCGGGTCTCGTCGAGGCCGGCGTCGACGTCGTCGTGACCAGAACCGGCATCAACGACGCGTATCAGGAGCTCCTCGTCGAACACGGGATCGTCGGGATCCGCGGCGTCAACCGCCTCAAACTCGCGCAGCTGGCGAGTGCAACCGGCGCGACGCCGGTCGTCGACCCGACCGACGTGACGCCGGCGGATCTCGGCCACGCGGGGCTGGTCGAACAGCAGACGATCGACAAGCGACAGGGTCGGCGAAAGCGCCGACGGATGGTTGTGTTCGATGAGTGTTCCGACCCAGCGTCGGTCACCTTCCTCCTCCGCGGCGTTCACGGCCAGCTCGGCGCGCAGGCCGCGACGGAGATACGGAAGGCCGTCGCCGCGGTCGCGACGGCGATGGGTGAGACGACCGGTCCGGCGGGGGTTCTCCCCGGCGGCGGGGCGACGGAGCTCGAACTCGCGGACTCGCTCCGCGACGCCGCCCTCGAGGCGGACGGACGGGAACAGCTCGCCGTCCAAGCGTTCGCCGACGCAACGGACCGATTCGTGTCGACGCTCGCCCGGAACGCGGGGATGGATACCCTGACGACGCTCACCTCGCTTCGAGAGGCGACGACGAACGCGACGAACGGCACCGCGCCGGGGCTCGTCTTCCCGGCCGGTGAGATCGACGACGTGCTCGAGGCCGGCCTGCTCGATCCGACGGCGGTCCGGCTCCGGTGTTATCAGCACGCGGTCGATGTCGCGTCGCTCGTGCTCCGCGTCGACGACGCGCTCGATGCGACCTTCAGCGAGGAGCCGACGCAACCGGGTGAGGCGATCTATGACGAACACGCGGAGAACCACCAGGCGTATCTCGACGAGCAAGACGATACGATCTGGCACGAGTGA
- a CDS encoding ABC transporter permease, with the protein MDRSALTRVVQWVDMKRLLAAYFILISLYIYAPMLALIVFSFNSGGISPPYQGFTLAWYSELAANQGIINSVMRSIQLALVVTVITTVLGTAAALAYRFDFRGRKLFLYLIVLGIITPGIAFSVGSTLLLNEVLGLSRSMWVALPAHVVWTLPFAVIVLLAGFPPNLAQNEEAARVMGASRVTTFREIVLPQIAPTVLGAAVFAFTLSYNEAERGLLLVGRDRTMPMEVFSIASAERATPELFALGSVTTIFSTILLLVAGGLVVYGARQS; encoded by the coding sequence ATGGATCGATCTGCGCTCACGCGTGTCGTGCAGTGGGTCGATATGAAACGCCTGTTGGCAGCGTACTTTATCCTGATTTCACTGTATATCTACGCGCCGATGCTCGCGCTGATCGTCTTTTCGTTCAACTCGGGCGGAATCTCGCCGCCGTATCAGGGGTTCACGCTGGCGTGGTACAGCGAGCTAGCGGCGAATCAAGGGATCATCAACTCGGTGATGCGGTCGATTCAGCTCGCACTCGTTGTGACGGTGATCACGACGGTACTGGGGACCGCTGCGGCGCTCGCGTATCGCTTTGATTTCCGCGGCCGGAAGCTGTTCCTCTACCTGATCGTGCTCGGGATCATCACCCCCGGGATCGCGTTCAGCGTCGGTTCGACGCTGTTGCTCAACGAGGTACTCGGTCTGTCGCGGTCGATGTGGGTCGCCCTGCCGGCACACGTCGTCTGGACGCTCCCGTTTGCGGTGATCGTGCTGCTCGCCGGCTTCCCGCCGAATCTGGCCCAGAACGAGGAGGCCGCGCGAGTGATGGGGGCGAGTCGAGTGACCACGTTCCGCGAGATCGTGTTGCCACAGATCGCCCCGACCGTTCTCGGTGCGGCCGTCTTCGCGTTCACGCTCTCGTACAACGAGGCCGAACGCGGGCTGCTCCTCGTCGGTCGTGACCGAACGATGCCCATGGAGGTATTCAGTATCGCGTCCGCCGAGCGGGCGACTCCGGAGTTGTTCGCCCTCGGGAGCGTGACCACCATCTTCTCGACGATCCTCCTCCTCGTCGCGGGGGGTCTCGTCGTCTACGGCGCCAGGCAGTCCTGA
- a CDS encoding polysaccharide deacetylase family protein: protein MPTRHSRGVYGANVGAPRLLDLHDKHDIPATWFVPGHTIDSFPEISAEVWDRGYDIQHHGWSHTGPATYETKEDEKADVDRAIDSIVDLTGRKPTGYRSPAWDYSENTLDILDEVGIEWDSSKMASDFEPHWLYGGWSAPEDGAYDRGEPTDIVELPVSWQRDDWPALTFTWARPHRMGYVSEDSLFQRYYDQFDWMHENVDDGVFILTLHPQVIGQAHRISRLEELIEHMNSKDDVEFEEMDAVATEFRENN from the coding sequence ATGCCGACCAGACACTCCCGCGGCGTGTACGGTGCGAACGTCGGCGCCCCGCGCTTGCTCGACCTCCACGACAAACACGACATCCCGGCGACGTGGTTCGTTCCCGGCCACACGATCGACAGCTTCCCGGAGATCAGCGCCGAGGTCTGGGACCGCGGCTACGACATTCAACATCACGGTTGGAGTCACACCGGACCCGCAACTTATGAGACGAAAGAGGACGAGAAGGCCGACGTCGACCGAGCGATCGACTCGATCGTCGACCTCACTGGGCGCAAGCCGACCGGCTATCGCTCTCCCGCCTGGGATTACTCCGAGAACACCCTCGACATCTTAGACGAGGTCGGCATCGAGTGGGACTCGAGCAAGATGGCCTCCGACTTCGAACCCCACTGGCTCTACGGCGGCTGGAGCGCCCCCGAGGACGGTGCGTACGACCGCGGAGAGCCGACCGATATCGTCGAACTCCCCGTCTCCTGGCAGCGCGACGACTGGCCCGCGCTGACGTTCACCTGGGCACGGCCACACCGCATGGGCTACGTGAGCGAGGACTCGCTGTTCCAGCGCTACTACGACCAGTTCGACTGGATGCACGAGAACGTCGACGACGGCGTGTTCATTCTGACCCTCCACCCGCAAGTCATCGGCCAGGCCCACCGCATCTCGCGACTCGAGGAACTGATCGAGCACATGAACAGCAAGGATGACGTCGAGTTCGAAGAGATGGACGCCGTCGCGACCGAGTTCCGCGAGAACAACTGA
- a CDS encoding SHOCT domain-containing protein: MPFDEQTGRRGDASATDNEGSRPAADGGSESATDKGSESAAEEMDGLEIKGPERRRLRERLDSDERVQYALRGRIMDYETNDDDRDRREESRTRKMASRGRDLLTLVTDRRLLVVIQREAPADHEYRSISYDELRGAKLETANGNQRLVLRGPKRYYIDVGRTSTDDTTAACSTIRQQIETESDDDSFDSLERLEALFEQGHLTEREFETMKRELLE; encoded by the coding sequence ATGCCATTCGACGAGCAAACGGGCCGACGGGGCGATGCTTCAGCGACCGACAACGAGGGCTCTAGGCCGGCTGCCGACGGTGGTTCCGAGTCGGCTACTGACAAAGGATCCGAGTCGGCTGCCGAGGAGATGGACGGGCTCGAGATCAAAGGGCCGGAACGTCGGCGACTCCGTGAGCGACTGGACAGCGACGAACGGGTTCAGTACGCGCTCCGCGGGCGGATCATGGATTACGAGACGAACGATGACGACCGCGACCGTCGCGAGGAGAGCCGAACCCGCAAGATGGCGAGTCGCGGTCGCGACCTGCTGACGCTCGTCACGGACCGACGGCTGTTGGTCGTGATTCAGCGCGAGGCACCCGCCGATCACGAGTACCGATCGATATCCTACGACGAACTGAGGGGGGCGAAGCTGGAGACGGCGAACGGTAACCAACGACTCGTGCTCCGTGGACCGAAACGGTACTATATCGACGTCGGGCGAACCTCCACCGACGACACAACCGCAGCCTGCTCGACGATTCGCCAACAGATAGAGACCGAATCGGACGACGACTCCTTCGATTCGCTCGAGCGACTCGAGGCCTTATTCGAGCAGGGCCATCTCACGGAACGCGAGTTCGAGACGATGAAACGGGAGTTGCTGGAGTAG